One window of Triticum dicoccoides isolate Atlit2015 ecotype Zavitan chromosome 5A, WEW_v2.0, whole genome shotgun sequence genomic DNA carries:
- the LOC119301301 gene encoding pathogenesis-related protein 1-like — translation METPKLAVLLALAMAAAMVNLSQAQNSPQDYLSPHNAARAAVGVGAVSWSTKLQGFAQSYANQRINDCKLQHSGGPYGENIFWGSAGADWKAADAVKLWVDEKKDYDYGSNTCAGGKVCGHYTQVVWRASTSIGCARVVCNNNRGVFITCNYEPAGNVIGQKPY, via the coding sequence ATGGAGACGCCCAAGCTGGCCGTTTTGCTCGCCCTAGCCATGGCGGCCGCCATGGTTAACCTTTCCCAAGCCCAGAACTCGCCTCAGGACTACCTCTCGCCTCAcaacgccgcccgcgccgccgtcggCGTGGGCGCGGTGAGCTGGAGCACGAAGCTGCAGGGGTTCGCCCAGAGCTACGCCAACCAGAGGATCAACGACTGCAAGCTCCAGCACTCGGGCGGGCCCTACGGGGAGAACATCTTCTGGGGGTCGGCCGGCGCGGACTGGAAGGCGGCGGACGCGGTGAAGCTGTGGGTGGACGAGAAGAAGGACTACGACTACGGGTCCAACACCTGCGCGGGCGGGAAGGTGTGCGGGCACTACACGCAGGTGGTGTGGCGCGCGTCGACCAGCATCGGCTGCGCTCGCGTCGTCTGCAACAACAACCGCGGCGTCTTCATCACCTGCAACTACGAGCCCGCCGGGAATGTCATTGGACAGAAACCATACTAA